One genomic region from Microcystis panniformis FACHB-1757 encodes:
- a CDS encoding DNA sulfur modification protein DndB, producing the protein MIIECFLVFFSIMSDIAAHSSDLTQQLNQVLEYYFSEHYREKCYLGLVFQQGKRKMVQINVPAHDLPTLLQAKPSTGNDPDSGKNRPEVQGHTEEVKEYILKRIKQDKPWILGTLTANVDPEKIKLIDLARGLCLVVIGRGIKLDITDGQHRKRAIHELITNSEGELIGDNDFPITLVLEGDFRQCQTDFRDMAQTRPLDKSLLLSFGEFEGRVGITKNLLYQVSMFDGKTEAIKDQTSLKKKLIYTFNYVAKLVSLAFDNDISSDLTEISVEESSEVLSKCLNQFFHECSQTREIAENSTDKLTVDQLTQFQTSCILGRSVGLEILGYLLHDIYDENNNSFDSAKISLLAGLDWATGSDLWSGNVVKIDPNPKKPANPYRISASMNMVKLAVYNVKNRLGWVEKSTSSMLDFQ; encoded by the coding sequence ATGATTATTGAGTGTTTTTTGGTATTTTTTTCTATTATGTCTGATATTGCAGCTCATTCTTCAGATTTGACTCAACAACTGAATCAGGTACTGGAATACTACTTTTCTGAGCATTACAGAGAGAAATGCTATCTTGGGCTAGTTTTCCAACAAGGAAAACGAAAAATGGTTCAAATAAACGTTCCCGCTCATGATTTACCAACCTTGCTCCAAGCAAAGCCATCTACAGGGAACGATCCCGATTCAGGAAAAAATCGCCCAGAGGTTCAAGGACATACAGAGGAAGTTAAAGAATATATCCTTAAGCGGATTAAACAAGATAAACCATGGATTTTAGGAACTCTAACAGCTAATGTTGATCCAGAAAAAATTAAGCTGATCGATCTTGCTCGTGGGCTATGCTTGGTTGTAATTGGGCGTGGAATCAAATTAGATATTACAGATGGTCAACATCGTAAACGCGCTATTCACGAATTGATTACAAATTCTGAGGGGGAACTAATCGGTGATAATGATTTTCCTATTACTTTGGTCTTGGAAGGGGATTTTAGACAATGCCAAACTGATTTTAGAGATATGGCTCAAACAAGACCTTTAGATAAATCATTACTCCTTTCCTTTGGTGAATTTGAAGGACGGGTGGGTATTACTAAAAATTTACTCTATCAAGTGTCTATGTTTGATGGTAAAACAGAAGCTATCAAAGATCAAACTTCGTTAAAAAAGAAACTTATTTATACATTTAACTATGTGGCTAAATTAGTAAGTTTAGCATTTGATAACGACATTAGTTCTGATTTAACAGAGATAAGCGTTGAAGAATCATCTGAGGTTTTATCTAAATGTTTAAATCAGTTTTTTCATGAGTGTTCTCAAACTAGAGAAATAGCGGAGAATAGCACAGATAAATTAACCGTTGATCAGTTAACTCAATTTCAGACAAGTTGTATTTTAGGACGTAGTGTAGGCTTAGAAATATTAGGATACTTGTTGCACGATATTTATGATGAAAATAACAACAGTTTTGATAGTGCTAAAATTTCATTGTTGGCTGGATTAGACTGGGCAACTGGTAGTGATCTTTGGAGTGGAAATGTCGTTAAAATAGATCCTAACCCTAAAAAGCCAGCAAATCCTTACAGAATATCTGCGAGCATGAATATGGTAAAACTGGCAGTTTACAACGTAAAAAATCGGCTAGGATGGGTAGAAAAATCTACAAGTTCTATGTTAGATTTTCAATGA
- the dndC gene encoding DNA phosphorothioation system sulfurtransferase DndC, whose translation MTDTLKSDKSPIRTIAEFVEDLNYLTQEIQELYCADTIPWVVGVSWGKDSTSILQLIWNAIAALPLEKRHKTIHVITTDTFVENPIVSTWVRRCIRQLTEAAKQQQMPVKSHLLHPEVDATFWVCLIGKGYPAPRHGFRWCTDRMKIQPVNNFIRNLVRVHCETIVVLGIRKAESQARAITMKKHEIGRVRDRLSPNGRLINSLIYTPIEDWRTDEVWMYLMQWENPWGGDNKELLAMYRGATADNECPLVVDTSTPSCGDSRFGCWVCTLVNKDKSMEAMIQNDEEKEWLQPLLELRNELDLKNDRERRDFRRIYGKVELFGSDKIEPIPGPYTKKWREYWLRRVLEAQESVRTNAPEEMKDITLITTEELSEIRRIWREEKHEFDDQLPKIYKQVTGETFQDPRPGADNNLLGSEEWDILADICAEDSMHLELLAKLIDTERQYFLKISRKGIYKDLEKCFESSSRSKEEAIENARYVYDLKNAAQSGNIAQVKEQLKESFSEPEKDPQKQLTWASMKFPTTVEEEE comes from the coding sequence ATGACAGATACCCTCAAATCAGATAAGTCGCCTATCCGTACTATTGCGGAGTTTGTCGAGGATTTAAATTATTTAACTCAAGAAATACAGGAATTATACTGTGCAGATACTATTCCTTGGGTTGTGGGAGTATCATGGGGAAAAGATAGTACAAGTATATTGCAGTTAATCTGGAATGCGATCGCTGCCTTACCATTAGAGAAGCGACACAAAACCATTCATGTCATCACTACCGATACTTTTGTTGAAAACCCAATTGTTTCTACTTGGGTACGCAGATGTATTAGACAGCTTACAGAAGCGGCAAAACAGCAACAAATGCCTGTTAAATCGCATCTACTGCATCCTGAAGTTGACGCTACTTTCTGGGTTTGTTTGATAGGAAAAGGATATCCTGCTCCAAGGCACGGCTTTCGTTGGTGTACTGATCGCATGAAAATTCAGCCTGTCAATAACTTTATTCGCAATTTAGTCAGAGTTCATTGTGAAACTATTGTTGTGCTAGGAATTAGGAAGGCTGAAAGTCAAGCGCGAGCAATCACCATGAAAAAACATGAAATAGGTAGAGTTCGTGACAGATTAAGCCCCAATGGACGTTTAATCAACTCTTTGATTTATACTCCCATAGAAGATTGGCGTACTGATGAAGTATGGATGTACTTAATGCAGTGGGAAAATCCCTGGGGAGGAGATAACAAAGAATTATTAGCAATGTATAGAGGAGCGACTGCGGATAATGAATGTCCCCTAGTGGTAGATACTTCCACTCCTAGCTGTGGAGATTCGCGCTTTGGTTGTTGGGTGTGTACGTTGGTGAATAAAGATAAATCGATGGAGGCAATGATACAGAATGACGAAGAAAAAGAATGGTTACAACCACTTTTAGAGCTTCGCAACGAATTAGACTTAAAAAACGACAGAGAAAGGCGAGATTTTCGCCGTATTTATGGCAAGGTTGAACTTTTTGGTTCAGACAAGATCGAACCCATACCCGGTCCTTATACTAAAAAATGGCGGGAATATTGGCTGAGAAGGGTATTAGAAGCTCAGGAGAGCGTGCGTACTAATGCCCCAGAGGAGATGAAAGATATTACCCTAATTACCACGGAGGAACTCAGCGAAATTCGCCGGATTTGGAGGGAAGAAAAGCACGAATTTGATGACCAATTACCGAAGATTTATAAACAAGTGACTGGAGAAACTTTTCAAGATCCGCGACCGGGGGCGGATAATAATCTTTTGGGGAGTGAAGAATGGGATATCCTCGCGGATATCTGTGCCGAGGATTCCATGCACCTAGAATTATTGGCTAAACTTATCGATACAGAACGTCAATATTTTCTCAAAATCTCTCGCAAGGGTATTTACAAAGACCTAGAAAAATGCTTTGAGTCTAGTTCTCGTAGTAAAGAGGAAGCGATCGAAAATGCTCGTTATGTCTATGATCTAAAGAATGCCGCTCAAAGTGGCAATATTGCTCAGGTGAAAGAACAACTCAAAGAGAGTTTTAGTGAACCGGAAAAAGACCCGCAAAAACAGTTAACTTGGGCCAGTATGAAATTCCCTACAACCGTTGAGGAGGAGGAATAA